From a region of the Aeoliella mucimassa genome:
- a CDS encoding dockerin type I domain-containing protein: MKTKALLTTVAVFLVFSVHQASGQSQIGINFIGGITGGGPGGTVTGSAGWQGTSDGGDYDYPRDISQINWNNVAPPVDGEIEDLQDFKGSASDLINSAGETTSLSVSWLAEEPYRAFGGPYSNQDQELMSGYIDVDDTWPTSYVNLTDIPYNGYDLVVYVGTDGNNRTASVQLGNDDNSRTWFVTNTGGGAFSGPEDYIRATAISEFDAEPGNFIVYEGLISSDLEVRITRGTNNAGINGIQLIERSDVPFLTLMVDTVTGVMAIQNNSGEAVDFDAYQIESADGSLNPTGFRSLEDQDYEGNGASGSGHGWEELGVPSANLMGEAFLADSSVLDVGSSVLLGSSFTAESVEDLVFRYHQTGSFTQKGRVEYCENCLFIDLQGDYNSDGVVNLADYTVWRDSLGSTSDLRANGDDTGASQGVVDATDYQVWKANFGASTGASQAVANTQVPEPSSVTLCCLLAIGFVPFGLRRTRCLSANRVRTFLLAATVLVATGFCQPTYAVSVGMNMVGGIGSSASEVNGVAGFRGDTEKGLADVSQANWNNVAYFTVGGVDGVYDILGTAENLKTSENVVTDMSVSWLADNTWAAGNPTKDNDDERLMDGYVDNSTDLTTSYFTLNNIPFTGYDLYIYVGSDGNGRVSYTRLGEDSSSDTYFETNTGQGAFTGPDDYVRAEAKSIGETAPSNFILYEGLLSPNIEFTVNRATGNAGVHGIQVVERTDIPFLSLVVDRVTGYAELRNESGGDVDLDLYQIGSPDEALTPSSFYSLEQQDYEQNGTAGSGNGWEVMGTPSTKLIAESFLQGSSLLSIGASINLGQIFAPGGAETLEILFHEVDGVLNPGRVDYCDNCVAASDLKGDYNGDNQVNLADYTIWRDSLGSTGDGLAADGNNDQVVDSLDYQLWKSHFGQSMAAPLNASASTTQVPEPASYTALLLTASVLACRRVTCV; this comes from the coding sequence TTGAAAACGAAAGCACTGCTGACAACGGTCGCAGTATTCTTAGTCTTCAGCGTCCATCAGGCCAGCGGACAAAGCCAGATCGGTATCAACTTCATCGGTGGCATCACCGGCGGCGGCCCCGGCGGTACGGTCACTGGTAGTGCGGGCTGGCAAGGCACCTCCGACGGCGGCGACTACGATTACCCACGCGACATTTCTCAAATCAACTGGAACAACGTCGCCCCTCCAGTGGATGGTGAAATCGAAGACCTGCAAGACTTCAAGGGGAGCGCGTCGGACCTAATCAACTCCGCAGGCGAGACCACTTCGCTCAGCGTATCGTGGTTGGCCGAAGAACCCTACCGTGCGTTTGGCGGCCCCTACAGCAATCAAGATCAGGAACTGATGTCGGGATACATCGATGTCGACGACACCTGGCCTACGTCTTACGTCAACCTGACCGACATTCCCTATAACGGGTACGACCTAGTAGTCTACGTTGGAACCGATGGAAACAACCGCACCGCTAGCGTACAACTCGGCAACGACGACAACTCGCGGACCTGGTTCGTCACCAACACTGGTGGTGGAGCTTTCTCTGGCCCCGAAGACTACATTCGTGCAACCGCTATCAGTGAGTTCGATGCCGAGCCTGGTAATTTCATCGTCTACGAAGGGTTAATTTCCAGCGATCTTGAAGTACGAATCACCCGCGGCACGAACAACGCCGGCATCAATGGCATTCAACTGATTGAGCGGAGCGACGTTCCTTTCTTAACACTGATGGTCGATACCGTAACCGGTGTCATGGCGATTCAAAACAACTCCGGCGAGGCGGTGGATTTCGATGCCTACCAGATCGAAAGCGCCGATGGCAGCCTGAATCCCACTGGCTTTCGATCGCTCGAAGACCAAGATTACGAAGGCAACGGGGCTTCTGGTTCTGGTCACGGTTGGGAGGAACTCGGAGTTCCCTCGGCCAACCTGATGGGCGAAGCATTCCTCGCCGATAGCAGCGTGCTAGATGTCGGCAGCAGCGTTTTGCTTGGGTCTTCCTTTACCGCTGAGTCGGTCGAAGACCTGGTGTTCCGGTACCACCAGACCGGCAGCTTCACACAAAAGGGACGCGTCGAGTACTGCGAGAACTGCTTGTTCATTGATCTTCAAGGCGACTACAACAGCGATGGCGTCGTAAACCTGGCCGACTACACGGTGTGGCGCGACTCTCTAGGGTCAACCAGCGATCTGCGAGCCAACGGCGACGACACCGGCGCCAGCCAAGGCGTTGTCGACGCGACCGACTACCAAGTTTGGAAAGCTAACTTCGGAGCCAGCACTGGTGCCAGTCAGGCCGTCGCCAACACGCAAGTCCCTGAGCCAAGCAGCGTGACGCTGTGTTGCTTGCTCGCAATTGGTTTCGTGCCTTTCGGTTTACGACGTACTCGTTGCCTTTCAGCGAATCGAGTACGTACATTTCTTTTAGCTGCTACGGTACTGGTCGCTACGGGCTTCTGCCAACCGACTTATGCGGTCTCAGTCGGCATGAACATGGTCGGTGGCATTGGATCTTCGGCCTCGGAGGTTAATGGGGTTGCCGGGTTTCGCGGCGACACGGAGAAAGGCCTCGCCGACGTTTCGCAAGCCAACTGGAACAACGTGGCCTATTTCACCGTGGGTGGGGTCGACGGGGTATACGACATTCTCGGTACTGCGGAAAACCTGAAGACCAGCGAGAATGTAGTGACCGACATGTCGGTCTCGTGGCTGGCCGATAACACCTGGGCGGCTGGAAACCCCACGAAGGACAACGACGACGAACGGTTGATGGACGGGTATGTCGACAACTCCACCGATCTAACCACATCCTATTTCACTCTGAATAACATCCCGTTTACGGGATACGATCTATACATCTATGTCGGCTCCGATGGCAACGGTCGTGTTTCTTACACTCGACTTGGAGAAGACTCCTCGAGCGACACCTACTTCGAAACCAACACGGGACAGGGAGCCTTCACCGGCCCGGACGATTACGTTCGCGCGGAAGCAAAGAGCATCGGCGAGACCGCCCCTTCCAACTTCATCTTGTACGAAGGTCTGTTGTCGCCGAATATCGAGTTCACCGTGAACCGCGCTACCGGCAACGCAGGCGTACATGGTATTCAAGTGGTCGAACGAACAGATATTCCCTTTCTGAGTTTGGTGGTCGATCGGGTCACCGGTTACGCCGAACTGCGAAACGAATCGGGCGGCGATGTTGACCTCGACCTCTACCAAATAGGTTCACCCGACGAAGCATTAACTCCCAGTAGCTTTTACTCGCTTGAGCAGCAGGACTACGAACAAAATGGAACTGCTGGTTCCGGCAACGGTTGGGAAGTCATGGGTACCCCTTCCACGAAACTCATTGCGGAGTCGTTTCTGCAAGGAAGCTCACTACTAAGCATTGGTGCGAGCATCAACTTGGGACAGATCTTTGCTCCCGGCGGAGCCGAAACTCTCGAGATTCTATTCCACGAAGTCGATGGCGTTCTAAATCCAGGCCGAGTGGATTACTGCGACAATTGCGTTGCGGCCTCAGACCTTAAGGGAGACTACAACGGCGACAATCAGGTAAATCTGGCCGACTACACGATTTGGCGAGACAGCCTTGGGTCCACTGGCGATGGACTTGCCGCGGATGGCAACAACGATCAGGTGGTCGACTCTCTCGACTATCAGCTTTGGAAAAGTCACTTCGGCCAATCCATGGCAGCGCCGCTCAACGCATCGGCATCCACCACTCAAGTGCCTGAACCTGCCAGCTACACCGCCCTGCTTCTGACCGCAAGCGTTCTGGCTTGCAGACGGGTCACCTGCGTTTAG
- a CDS encoding dockerin type I domain-containing protein has product MYFRRYCCCIALVGTMVFLAGSAHAVTLTWTGAGDGTTFSQLQNWAGTPTGGVIDTSDLVDTYVLDTPATIVESSDLRFRAGGSLVQSAGSIDIASADFGMGYLENPDMPGTIELSGGSIAAKFLAELNVSLGSGAQLTLTGPNNPVNESSISFTDITAEVHFTDETTSAVLSEHVGKFTVFGAPAVSGVNLSIESDGASGSIVTPIITETPAVKLYVNRDTGQLTLTNLTGQALTFFEYDILSTAGALRESQWTSIAGNYDEAANGGDGSVDSDNAWLRFTAAGSRTNLAEGTFGETTLAHNQSIELGTAWIPSPYEDLQATLSLLSEDLKVEIVYTGTQIESPIEVGDFNADGLISAADWPLMRANLFTDVSGMLAVDAHRAGDMDGNGRVDELDFLAFEALYDANFGTGAFTAMVSQVPEPPCWPMFASVAGAIVFVGSRKRS; this is encoded by the coding sequence ATGTACTTTCGACGATACTGCTGCTGCATTGCCTTGGTAGGGACGATGGTGTTCCTGGCCGGCTCGGCGCACGCAGTTACACTAACCTGGACCGGTGCCGGCGATGGCACCACCTTCTCGCAGCTTCAGAACTGGGCCGGCACACCGACCGGAGGGGTAATCGATACGTCGGATCTGGTCGATACGTATGTGCTCGATACCCCTGCTACGATAGTGGAGAGTTCGGACTTGCGATTCCGCGCTGGGGGATCGCTGGTGCAATCAGCCGGTTCGATTGATATCGCCAGCGCCGATTTTGGCATGGGGTATCTGGAGAATCCCGACATGCCAGGAACGATTGAGCTCTCGGGTGGCTCGATTGCCGCAAAGTTTCTGGCAGAACTCAATGTATCGCTGGGTAGCGGTGCCCAGCTCACGCTCACAGGACCAAATAACCCGGTGAACGAATCGAGTATCTCCTTCACCGACATCACTGCCGAGGTGCATTTCACCGACGAAACCACATCGGCTGTCTTAAGTGAGCATGTGGGCAAGTTCACCGTATTCGGTGCACCAGCTGTAAGTGGAGTGAACCTGAGTATCGAAAGCGATGGGGCTAGTGGGTCGATCGTAACTCCCATCATTACCGAAACTCCAGCGGTGAAGCTTTACGTGAATCGCGACACCGGGCAGCTCACTTTAACGAACCTTACTGGGCAAGCTTTGACCTTTTTTGAGTACGACATACTCTCCACGGCCGGAGCATTGCGCGAGTCGCAGTGGACCTCAATTGCTGGCAACTACGATGAAGCAGCAAATGGAGGGGATGGTTCGGTCGATAGCGACAATGCGTGGCTGCGTTTTACCGCCGCTGGTAGTCGAACGAATCTTGCCGAAGGAACGTTCGGCGAAACCACGCTGGCCCACAACCAGTCGATTGAGCTTGGCACCGCCTGGATACCGAGCCCTTACGAGGACTTGCAGGCGACTCTTTCGTTGTTGAGTGAAGACCTGAAGGTCGAGATAGTCTATACCGGCACCCAGATCGAGTCGCCGATTGAGGTTGGCGATTTCAATGCCGATGGGTTGATCTCGGCGGCCGACTGGCCGTTGATGCGGGCCAATCTGTTTACCGATGTCTCCGGCATGTTGGCGGTGGATGCCCATCGTGCCGGCGATATGGATGGCAACGGGCGAGTGGACGAGCTTGACTTCCTCGCGTTCGAAGCACTCTATGACGCGAATTTCGGTACCGGGGCATTCACTGCGATGGTAAGCCAGGTTCCCGAGCCGCCGTGCTGGCCGATGTTTGCCAGTGTGGCCGGAGCCATCGTATTCGTCGGCAGCCGGAAGCGATCCTAA
- a CDS encoding sulfatase-like hydrolase/transferase, with protein sequence MRCIERIASFASFLMLWGITSTCWADSPNIVHIYADDLGFGSVGFNGQTLIQTPNLDALATGGMRFNNAFAATVCGPSRAMLYSGLHNGHTLVDSNANLTGDPWRSEGQTVGDHLQAAGYSTAVFGKWGFGGSGSSGDGTIPNPTITGPNSIPTAQGFQTFYGYLNHARAHSYRVDSLWTTEEPFDDDNDGIAEVGEKYQPNSDNGLWLEKTGNTNSNLNANYTAYTADLVTAKSVAYIEQHANSGQPFYLQYASTIPHFDIDAVRNYPEWFAAYENVPGASSWTDDQKSYAAMISRLDAAVGEIVAKLDDPNGDGDKSDSVLENTVIFFTSDNGPTAEDGSPIAFFDASGGKRGGKRDLWNGGINVPAFAYWKGTIEPGQVSDRFTDLPDFMPTALELAGTRGPVGLDGVSLVHELTGQGVDRPKDYIIQEHHEGSGPDPDGKNGRWAIIKDDYKLIKYSDGTLRLYSLNDDYDENNELSLQDAANLAMVTELQAIALAEGVEQNDSYAIEFHTWTGDDLGEVSDSANWSGAAVPAEYWSAVLANDGRSPKTAVVSEDVHTLGFEVRGTGSSATQTVQVQQGHTLEGRNEIRISEYGIVELQGGSLSSVRWVDVLENAQLVGHGDVNADVYNFGQVSVSNSEGGTSILSVGDDYRQFASGVLTLDIGGTSGGTQFDQLEVVGQAVLGGTLALQLVNGFVPTQGEFFPLMRAESIEGEFSTIQLPTVDGVELSLQYTNSLVLLVAGDFNLLDGDVNLDGELNQLDVDAFIAGWLYQQPVPDVGSYKKGDLNLDGIVDRADWRLLRQAFLDANLPAPQFTPNQVPEPVSLLQILGGISVGLVMRKCS encoded by the coding sequence ATGAGATGTATTGAGAGAATCGCTTCATTCGCATCCTTCCTGATGTTGTGGGGAATCACCAGCACCTGCTGGGCGGATTCGCCGAATATTGTACATATCTATGCCGACGACCTCGGCTTCGGCAGCGTTGGTTTCAATGGCCAGACCTTGATCCAAACGCCGAATCTCGACGCCCTCGCTACCGGTGGTATGCGATTCAACAACGCTTTTGCGGCTACCGTGTGTGGGCCAAGTCGAGCGATGTTGTACTCGGGCCTGCATAACGGACATACGCTGGTCGATAGCAATGCGAACCTAACCGGCGACCCTTGGCGTTCCGAGGGGCAAACCGTCGGCGATCACCTGCAAGCGGCTGGTTACTCGACGGCGGTGTTTGGTAAATGGGGCTTCGGCGGCAGCGGCTCAAGCGGCGATGGAACGATTCCCAATCCCACGATCACAGGGCCTAATTCGATTCCCACCGCCCAGGGATTTCAAACTTTCTATGGTTACTTGAATCACGCCCGGGCGCATTCGTACCGAGTTGACTCGTTGTGGACGACCGAGGAACCATTCGACGACGACAATGATGGGATTGCCGAGGTCGGGGAGAAGTATCAGCCCAACTCCGATAACGGACTCTGGTTGGAGAAGACAGGCAACACCAATAGTAATCTGAATGCGAACTATACCGCCTATACCGCCGACCTAGTGACCGCGAAGAGCGTTGCTTACATCGAGCAGCATGCCAATTCCGGGCAGCCATTTTATCTGCAGTACGCCTCGACGATTCCACATTTCGACATCGATGCAGTACGAAACTACCCGGAGTGGTTCGCTGCGTACGAGAATGTGCCAGGAGCGAGTTCGTGGACCGACGATCAAAAGTCTTATGCTGCGATGATTTCGCGTCTCGATGCAGCGGTCGGCGAGATCGTGGCCAAGCTCGACGATCCCAATGGCGATGGCGACAAGTCCGATAGCGTGCTCGAGAATACGGTCATCTTCTTCACCTCAGATAACGGACCTACGGCCGAAGATGGCTCGCCGATTGCGTTTTTCGATGCCTCCGGTGGCAAACGCGGCGGCAAACGCGACCTTTGGAATGGCGGAATCAACGTACCGGCCTTCGCGTACTGGAAGGGAACCATCGAGCCCGGCCAGGTTTCGGATCGCTTTACCGATCTGCCCGACTTCATGCCGACGGCTTTGGAGTTGGCCGGCACGCGCGGGCCGGTAGGGCTCGACGGAGTGTCGCTCGTCCATGAGCTAACCGGCCAGGGTGTCGATCGTCCCAAGGACTACATCATTCAGGAGCATCATGAAGGGAGTGGCCCGGACCCTGATGGGAAAAATGGTCGCTGGGCGATCATTAAAGACGATTACAAGCTCATCAAATACAGCGATGGTACGCTGCGGCTTTACAGTTTGAACGATGATTACGACGAGAACAATGAGCTAAGTCTGCAAGATGCCGCCAACCTGGCTATGGTCACCGAATTGCAAGCGATCGCCTTGGCCGAAGGAGTGGAGCAGAACGATTCGTACGCGATTGAATTCCATACTTGGACCGGCGACGATCTCGGCGAGGTGAGCGATAGCGCCAACTGGTCGGGTGCTGCGGTGCCAGCCGAGTACTGGTCTGCGGTGTTGGCCAACGACGGTCGCAGTCCAAAAACCGCAGTGGTCTCCGAAGACGTGCATACCTTGGGCTTCGAGGTTCGCGGCACTGGTAGCTCCGCCACACAAACCGTTCAGGTGCAGCAAGGCCACACGCTGGAAGGACGCAACGAGATTCGCATCAGCGAGTATGGTATTGTCGAACTACAAGGTGGTAGCCTGAGTTCAGTCCGTTGGGTCGATGTGCTCGAAAACGCTCAGCTAGTTGGGCATGGCGACGTGAACGCCGACGTATATAACTTCGGCCAAGTCTCGGTTTCCAACAGCGAGGGAGGCACTAGCATTCTGAGCGTTGGAGACGACTACCGGCAATTTGCATCAGGCGTACTCACGCTCGATATCGGTGGCACTTCCGGCGGCACGCAGTTCGACCAGCTAGAAGTTGTCGGCCAGGCGGTGCTTGGCGGTACGCTTGCTCTGCAGCTAGTGAATGGCTTCGTGCCGACGCAGGGTGAGTTCTTTCCGCTGATGCGAGCCGAATCGATCGAAGGCGAGTTTTCTACGATTCAGCTTCCCACGGTCGATGGTGTCGAGTTGTCGCTGCAATACACAAACTCGCTTGTGCTGCTCGTCGCAGGAGATTTTAACTTGCTCGATGGCGACGTGAACCTCGACGGAGAGCTAAACCAACTCGACGTGGATGCCTTCATCGCGGGTTGGCTTTATCAACAGCCTGTGCCCGATGTTGGGTCTTACAAGAAGGGCGACTTGAACCTGGATGGCATTGTCGATCGCGCCGACTGGCGACTGTTGCGACAGGCTTTTCTCGATGCCAACCTGCCCGCTCCGCAGTTTACTCCCAATCAGGTTCCCGAGCCGGTCTCGCTGCTGCAGATACTCGGCGGTATCAGTGTTGGGCTTGTGATGCGGAAGTGCAGCTAA
- a CDS encoding sulfatase/phosphatase domain-containing protein, translated as MGEQGQVEHDYLYWEFYEQGGKQAIRKGKWKGVVLNTKSAPVFELYDLEADPSETTDLAQQHPEIVEQLKSAMQEAHTDSELVSLFSKAKAKRGNQKNKAR; from the coding sequence TTGGGAGAGCAGGGACAGGTTGAGCACGACTATCTCTACTGGGAGTTCTACGAGCAAGGCGGCAAACAAGCGATTCGCAAAGGTAAATGGAAAGGGGTGGTGCTCAACACGAAGAGTGCCCCCGTGTTCGAGCTCTACGATCTCGAGGCCGACCCCAGCGAAACCACGGATCTCGCTCAGCAGCACCCCGAGATTGTCGAGCAGCTGAAATCCGCCATGCAGGAAGCGCACACCGATTCCGAATTGGTATCGCTATTCTCTAAGGCAAAAGCAAAACGGGGCAATCAAAAGAACAAGGCCCGCTAA
- a CDS encoding IS5 family transposase produces the protein MATKEKRTYKVTNWKEYNKSLIERGNITIWFSDEALENWEHPNDQTKVGRPFVFSDTAIECLLTIRELLKLPYRQTEGFGRSLVAMLGVEAAIPNYSSLAKRASKLNVSLDIANKRGDIDIVVDSTGMKVFGEGEWKMRTHGKSKRRTWRKLHLSVNPDTREIVAEILTENSCHDADAVPEMLEQVEQPVKKFHGDGSYDKWKVYEGLESEGIEPVIPPQHNAKIKQHGNSAEEPLPRDEAIRQIRRKGRRSWKEEVGYHRRSLAETTMYRVKQSFGSHLKNRVFENQQTEARLRCKIINQFTQLGLPQFEWS, from the coding sequence ATGGCTACGAAAGAAAAACGAACCTACAAAGTCACGAACTGGAAGGAGTATAACAAGTCGCTCATCGAGCGTGGAAACATCACTATTTGGTTTAGCGACGAGGCGTTGGAGAACTGGGAACATCCTAACGACCAGACAAAAGTCGGTCGCCCTTTTGTCTTCAGCGATACGGCGATCGAGTGCTTGCTGACGATTCGCGAACTGCTGAAACTTCCCTATCGGCAGACTGAGGGATTCGGCCGCTCGCTGGTGGCGATGTTGGGCGTCGAGGCAGCGATTCCCAATTATTCTTCGCTCGCCAAGCGAGCCAGCAAGCTGAATGTTTCGCTCGATATCGCTAACAAGAGGGGCGACATCGATATCGTGGTGGATAGCACCGGCATGAAAGTGTTTGGCGAGGGCGAATGGAAGATGCGGACGCATGGCAAGTCGAAGCGGCGGACATGGCGGAAGCTGCATTTGTCGGTGAATCCTGACACCCGCGAGATTGTGGCGGAGATTTTGACCGAGAACAGTTGCCACGATGCCGATGCGGTTCCCGAAATGCTGGAGCAGGTGGAGCAGCCCGTAAAAAAGTTTCACGGCGACGGTAGTTACGACAAGTGGAAGGTTTATGAAGGGCTGGAATCCGAAGGCATTGAGCCGGTGATTCCGCCGCAGCACAACGCCAAGATCAAACAACATGGCAACTCTGCGGAGGAGCCTTTGCCCCGGGACGAGGCAATTCGTCAGATTCGACGCAAGGGGCGTAGGAGTTGGAAAGAGGAAGTGGGCTATCATCGTAGAAGCTTGGCGGAAACGACCATGTACCGAGTGAAACAAAGCTTTGGGAGCCATCTCAAAAACCGAGTATTCGAAAACCAACAAACGGAAGCCCGCTTGCGCTGTAAAATCATCAATCAATTCACCCAACTCGGGCTTCCACAGTTCGAGTGGAGTTAG